The nucleotide sequence CGGTTTAATTATTTTTTTAATCAAACTGACGAATTAAAGTATATCACAACTCCCCCTATTCTGTAAAATAAACTTTTAAAAACAAAAAGATATCCTCGACCTTCCGCACAAACTAAAATTTTCCCGCCGAGTACTACCCCTTTTCCCGTTCAAAATCAAGCAAGTTTGCATCAAAAAATCGATTCCTGTGAATCGATGCTTTGAAAGAGATACGAAATGTATTTTTTTTGAATTTGTTCTACTTGGTAGAACTTATAGCGTTTGATCGGCGCTATCTCTCTGAATATGGTGTCAGACCACTTTTTATTTGTTTTTGGGTGCAATCAATCTTAGATTGCAAGAGGAGTAAAGTCTGAAAAATGTTGTTTTTAAACAACGAAACTATACCCATCTTTTTTATACAAATCAGAACTTTTTTAGTGTTTATGACACAATTCTTTTTGTATATTATCCGATTGGAATTTCTAGTCTTCTGTTCTAGAAGTTCAGAAATTCCAATCGGATTTAAACCACTAAACAAATATACATTTCGTATTCTTAATTTAAGTATAGCACATCTAAAAACAATGTCAATGATATAAAAATAAAAAAACAGACAAAACACAATTTGCCAATATTTCACTTGACATAATAATAAAAACCTTTACAATTGGTCACAAATCCATAAAACAGGAGGAATAGGTTATAGTGGAAGAAAGAAAAAAACTTTCAAAAATAGAAAGCATTAAGTGCGGATTTAACGGAATAAAATATTGCGTGCAAAAAGACAAAACCTGCAAAGGCAAATGTATCATTTCTGCTGTAGTAATAATAATATCATTACTATTAAATATAAGCCAAATTAAACTGTTTATAGTTCTTCTGCTGTGCGGCATTAATATTTCTCTGGAAATGATCAATGACGCTATTGAAAAAACTATAGATCTGATACATCCCGAATACAACGAAAAAGCCGGACTGATAAAAGATATCGCGTCCGGAGCGGTTCAGGTAATGTGCATAATAGCGATTATTATCGGACTGGCAATTTTTATTCCCGAATTATACAAAACCAATTGGCTTTAAGCCAATTTTTTTATATTACAAAAAGCGGAAATTAATCCGCTTTTTGTTATAAAAATATTTTTCAGCAAAAACTATTTTTTCTTCCCGGTAATTATCTCTTCGGCGACATTGCGAGGAACAGCCTGATAGTGATCGAATTCCATCGTATACATCGCGCGGCCCTGGGTCATAGACCGAAGCTCGGTGGCATAGCCGAACATTTCCGAAAGAGGCACTGCCGCGTCAATGACTTTATTGCCTACGCGGTCGCTCATTTTCTGGATCTCGCCCCGGCGGCCGGACAGGTTTCCCACCACATCGCCCATAAAATTTTCCGGCGTCACCACTTCCACTTTCATGATCGGCTCAAGAATGATCGGTTTCGCGGTTTTGGCGGCGGCCTGCACCGCCATTGAGGCGGCGATCTTGAAAGCCGCTTCATTTGAATCGACTTCGTGATACGATCCATCATACAGCGTCACTTTGACATCCACCAGGGTATAGCCGGCCAAAACTCCCCTGTCAGTCGCCTCGCGAGCGCCTTTTTCCACGGCCGGAATATATTCATTGGGAATTGTCGCGCCTTTGATCTCATTGACGAACAAAAATCCTCGCAATTTGTCTTTGCCTTTCCGGTCGGGAATTTCTTTCCGGTCTTCATCGCTCAAGGGCTCGATCTTCAGGCGAACATGCCCGTATTGGCCGCGTCCGCCGGATTGCTTGATATATTTTCCTTCCGCCTCGGATTCGGCGGTGATCGTTTCTTTGTAAGCGACTTGCGGCTTGCCCACGTTCGCGGATACTTTGAATTCTCTGAACATCCGGTCCACAATAATATCCAAATGCAATTCGCCCATACCGGCGATCAACGTCTGTCCGGTCTCTTCGTTGGAAGAGATCCTGAAAGTCGGATCTTCTTCCGATAATTTTTTCAAAGCAATGCCCATTTTTTCCTGGTCGGCTCTGGTCTTC is from bacterium and encodes:
- a CDS encoding diacylglycerol kinase, encoding MEERKKLSKIESIKCGFNGIKYCVQKDKTCKGKCIISAVVIIISLLLNISQIKLFIVLLLCGINISLEMINDAIEKTIDLIHPEYNEKAGLIKDIASGAVQVMCIIAIIIGLAIFIPELYKTNWL